The following proteins are co-located in the Desulfatitalea tepidiphila genome:
- a CDS encoding 4Fe-4S dicluster domain-containing protein, producing MTYCYHIETDRCKGCGLCVAVCPKKVLELSTQVNSMGYFPAYQARPEDCILCAICCTMCPDVAISITETASDTCP from the coding sequence ATGACCTATTGCTACCATATTGAAACGGACCGCTGCAAAGGGTGTGGTCTTTGCGTGGCCGTGTGTCCGAAAAAGGTGCTCGAGCTGTCGACCCAAGTGAACAGCATGGGCTATTTTCCGGCCTATCAGGCGCGGCCGGAAGATTGTATCTTGTGTGCGATCTGCTGTACCATGTGCCCGGATGTGGCCATCAGTATTACTGAAACGGCATCCGATACGTGTCCTTGA
- a CDS encoding exo-beta-N-acetylmuramidase NamZ family protein, with protein sequence MTIVTTGLEQLTAEPPAYLRGKRLGLLCNVASVDRHLVHARQLVHECFGERLVQLFSPQHGLFAEKQDNMIESDHRRDPLLDLPVYSLYSNIREPSQEMFDAIDVVLIDLQDVGTRVYTFIYTMSYCMEAARKFAKKVVVLDRPNPIGGDIVEGNCLDPAWRSFVGRYPLPMRHGMTIGELAMLFNRAYGIGCDLDVIPMKGWRRCMYFEQTGLPWVAPSPNLPTSASAVVYPGQVIWEGTNVSEGRGTTLPFELFGAPFIAPQKILDILGGRIQPGLVLRVTEFEPTANKWQGQPCHGFQLHVTDRNLYRPYRTSLMLLQAVLACHPQSFEWKSPPYEYEYERLPIDLIIGDRQVRLGLEQMTAIDALESSWRKGLRAFDNLRRNYFLYGND encoded by the coding sequence ATGACCATCGTCACCACAGGGCTCGAACAACTGACGGCCGAACCGCCGGCGTACCTTCGTGGAAAACGACTGGGGCTGTTGTGCAATGTAGCGTCGGTGGATCGTCATCTGGTCCATGCCCGCCAATTGGTCCACGAATGTTTCGGTGAGCGGCTGGTTCAGCTCTTTTCCCCTCAACATGGCCTGTTCGCAGAAAAACAGGACAACATGATCGAGTCGGACCATCGTCGCGATCCGTTGCTCGATCTTCCGGTCTACAGCCTCTACAGCAACATCCGCGAGCCGTCCCAAGAGATGTTCGATGCCATCGATGTTGTTCTCATCGACCTACAGGATGTCGGTACCCGCGTCTATACCTTTATTTACACCATGTCCTACTGCATGGAGGCGGCCCGAAAATTTGCCAAAAAGGTGGTGGTCCTGGATCGCCCCAATCCCATTGGCGGCGACATCGTCGAGGGCAACTGCCTGGACCCGGCCTGGCGTTCGTTCGTGGGCCGATACCCCCTGCCCATGCGCCACGGCATGACGATCGGCGAATTGGCCATGCTCTTCAACCGGGCCTATGGGATCGGTTGTGACTTGGATGTGATCCCCATGAAAGGTTGGCGGCGTTGCATGTATTTCGAGCAGACCGGCCTGCCCTGGGTGGCCCCCTCCCCGAACCTGCCGACCTCGGCATCGGCCGTGGTCTACCCCGGCCAGGTCATCTGGGAAGGGACCAACGTCTCCGAGGGCCGCGGCACGACTCTCCCGTTTGAATTGTTCGGAGCGCCTTTTATCGCGCCGCAAAAGATATTGGACATCCTGGGAGGCAGAATCCAGCCGGGCCTCGTACTCCGGGTCACGGAATTCGAGCCCACAGCAAATAAATGGCAGGGTCAGCCGTGTCACGGATTTCAACTGCATGTCACCGACCGGAATCTTTACCGTCCCTACCGGACGAGCCTGATGCTCCTCCAGGCCGTTCTCGCATGTCATCCCCAGTCGTTTGAATGGAAATCGCCGCCGTATGAATACGAATATGAACGGCTGCCCATCGACCTGATTATCGGCGATCGGCAAGTCCGCCTGGGTCTTGAGCAGATGACCGCCATCGATGCCCTGGAATCCTCCTGGCGGAAAGGACTGCGAGCTTTTGACAACCTTAGGCGGAATTATTTCCTCTACGGGAACGATTAA
- a CDS encoding ribonuclease HI encodes MQFKGNKVWVALNADRKPLVKNGKQLIKYQLDQPHEYWVQPSNLVPLDQAGTAPAGTRPRKKPRGGLRLTDDASALPEGLCNNAVCIYTDGACSGNPGPAGIGVVMHYKEKQKEISRYLGIGTNNIAELEAIRTGLLAVKNRQLPVIVFTDSAYALGLLTKGWKAKQNQELVADIRELVSSFKQIRFVKVKGHAGHPENERADQLAVESIKGK; translated from the coding sequence ATGCAATTCAAAGGCAACAAGGTGTGGGTGGCCCTGAATGCCGACCGGAAGCCGCTGGTTAAAAACGGCAAGCAGCTGATCAAATACCAGCTGGACCAACCCCATGAGTACTGGGTCCAGCCGTCCAACCTCGTGCCGTTGGATCAGGCGGGTACCGCCCCGGCTGGCACCAGACCCCGGAAAAAGCCACGCGGCGGGCTCCGGTTGACCGATGATGCTTCGGCGCTGCCGGAGGGTCTATGCAATAACGCTGTCTGCATCTATACGGACGGCGCCTGCTCGGGAAATCCCGGACCGGCGGGTATTGGCGTGGTGATGCACTACAAGGAAAAGCAAAAAGAGATATCGCGCTATCTGGGCATCGGCACCAACAACATCGCCGAACTCGAGGCGATCCGGACCGGATTGCTGGCGGTGAAAAACAGGCAACTGCCGGTGATCGTTTTTACCGATAGCGCCTATGCCTTGGGCTTGTTGACAAAGGGATGGAAAGCGAAACAGAACCAGGAGCTGGTCGCCGATATCAGGGAGCTGGTGTCAAGTTTTAAACAGATCAGGTTCGTTAAAGTCAAAGGGCACGCCGGGCATCCGGAAAACGAACGTGCCGATCAGCTGGCAGTGGAGAGCATAAAAGGCAAGTAA
- a CDS encoding 1-acyl-sn-glycerol-3-phosphate acyltransferase has product MTAWSSTKRVCNGSKPCPRRDRSLLVPCHKSHMDYLILSYLFYTYNMPAPHTAAGKNLSFWPMGPLFRAGGAFFVRRTFSGAVVYSKVFSEYISKLLEEGFNIELFIEGGRSRSGKLLMPKLGFLMLLLNAFKNNVCEDMIFVPVFIGYDQVLEETAYLQEVTGGKKEPESISQVLRARRFLKRRYGKIYINFSNPISFNDMLAELNTGFDQMPAKEQNALCRNLGWRIINAIDEVSVVTPHALVASAALNCSATRFTAEELIQITETYTAFLNSQMAKLADTLIVDPIRACQQALDNYVQRKFIELPGGEKEMPSEIAQYVLPPGKRLQLEYYKNNCIAYFVPAAFTAISILEMDAFQFSKADLHERYRFLQDFFKYEFAFNNEKSAEVIVRKSIKAFIDDAILIPHPTLPDTYQITSAGYRKLKLFARFLLTYFESYWVVLTYFKQTPRKEAVAKDRMKRIQALGKTMLKEQEILLAESLSKINYENGINYFTSHGVKGAESTERVDMYEQAIRNFTFLIKQ; this is encoded by the coding sequence ATGACGGCATGGTCGTCGACGAAGAGGGTCTGCAACGGGTCAAAACCATGTCCCAGAAGGGACCGCTCACTCCTGGTGCCTTGCCACAAGAGTCACATGGACTACCTGATTCTCTCCTATCTGTTTTACACCTACAACATGCCGGCCCCCCATACCGCAGCCGGAAAAAACTTGTCGTTCTGGCCCATGGGCCCTCTTTTCCGGGCCGGCGGCGCCTTTTTCGTCCGGCGCACCTTCAGCGGCGCGGTGGTCTATTCCAAGGTGTTTTCCGAATATATTTCCAAGCTCCTGGAAGAGGGCTTCAATATCGAGCTGTTCATCGAGGGGGGCCGCAGCCGCAGCGGCAAACTGCTGATGCCCAAACTCGGCTTCCTGATGCTGCTGCTCAACGCTTTCAAGAACAATGTCTGCGAAGATATGATCTTCGTGCCCGTATTTATCGGATATGACCAGGTGCTCGAGGAGACCGCCTATCTTCAGGAGGTGACCGGAGGCAAGAAGGAGCCGGAGAGCATCTCCCAAGTCCTGCGGGCGCGTCGGTTCCTGAAACGCCGTTATGGCAAAATCTACATCAATTTCAGCAATCCCATCTCGTTCAACGACATGCTGGCAGAGTTGAACACCGGCTTCGATCAGATGCCGGCCAAGGAGCAGAACGCCCTTTGTCGAAATCTGGGCTGGCGAATTATCAATGCCATCGACGAGGTCAGCGTAGTGACCCCCCATGCGCTGGTGGCATCGGCGGCCCTCAACTGCTCGGCCACCCGCTTTACGGCCGAAGAATTGATCCAGATCACCGAAACCTACACGGCCTTCCTCAACTCTCAGATGGCCAAACTGGCCGATACCTTGATCGTGGATCCGATCCGGGCCTGTCAGCAGGCGCTCGACAATTACGTGCAACGCAAATTCATCGAACTTCCCGGCGGCGAAAAGGAGATGCCGTCGGAAATCGCCCAATACGTGCTGCCGCCCGGCAAACGGCTTCAACTCGAATATTACAAGAACAATTGCATCGCCTATTTTGTGCCGGCCGCTTTTACTGCGATTTCGATCCTGGAAATGGACGCTTTCCAATTCTCGAAGGCCGATTTGCATGAACGTTACCGCTTCCTGCAGGATTTCTTCAAATACGAATTCGCCTTCAACAACGAAAAGAGCGCGGAAGTCATCGTGCGCAAGAGCATCAAGGCCTTTATCGACGATGCGATCCTCATCCCCCACCCCACCCTGCCCGACACCTACCAGATCACCTCGGCCGGGTACCGCAAACTCAAGCTCTTTGCACGCTTTCTGCTCACCTATTTCGAATCCTATTGGGTGGTGCTGACCTATTTCAAACAGACCCCGCGCAAAGAGGCCGTAGCCAAGGACCGCATGAAACGGATCCAGGCCCTGGGAAAGACCATGCTCAAGGAACAGGAAATTTTGCTGGCCGAATCGCTTTCCAAGATCAACTACGAAAACGGTATCAACTATTTCACCAGTCACGGCGTCAAAGGTGCGGAGAGCACGGAACGTGTGGACATGTACGAGCAAGCCATTCGAAATTTCACTTTCCTCATCAAACAATGA
- a CDS encoding sugar phosphate nucleotidyltransferase translates to MKALILAAGLGTRLLPYTRHTPKPLFTINRRPVLALTIERLQRAGCRAVIVNTHHLHERIEAFLSETTWSLPVTARYEPEILGTGGAVRNTADLWADGPLLVINADVVSDIDLAQVYRYHRQAECSVTMVMHDWPEFNTVTVDADDRVVDFAAGEPQAGQHRMAFTGIHVLNRRVLDYLPPQGPAHIIDAYAAMIKTGKPIAAMVLDHPYWRDIGTPQSYFLAAAEQMAPLAFEKALGRRPSAPIERFPLQGDGSDRRWYRVACGTHSLVMVDHGIRPARDGQQEVDAFIDIGNHLAAKGVAVPRIWLHDRFSGLVFLEDLGQTHLQDIAARQNNPELLQIYRKVIDQWLHMALSGKQDFSTRWTWQTPCYDRELILERECRYFVDAFLVGYLGRSETYADLVADFSPLADRTIDHGIPGFLHRDLQSRNIMVKEERIYFIDFQGGRLGPLQYDLASLLIDPYVQLPPEMQKELLAYALHRLKAIANIDADGFQRGYDCCALTRNLQMLGAFGYLTRVKEKGYFEAYIPAAVSTLQRHLNSQTTLRLPRLTAIINEIADEER, encoded by the coding sequence ATGAAAGCCCTGATACTGGCAGCCGGCCTGGGCACCCGTTTGCTGCCTTACACCCGACATACGCCCAAGCCGCTTTTCACCATCAATCGGCGGCCGGTGCTGGCATTGACCATAGAGCGCCTGCAACGTGCCGGTTGCCGCGCCGTTATCGTCAACACCCACCACCTGCATGAACGCATTGAAGCCTTTCTGTCTGAGACTACCTGGTCGCTGCCGGTGACAGCGCGCTACGAACCCGAGATCCTGGGCACGGGCGGAGCCGTTCGCAATACCGCCGACCTCTGGGCCGATGGCCCTTTGCTGGTGATCAACGCGGACGTCGTGAGCGACATCGACCTGGCGCAGGTCTATCGATATCACCGCCAGGCTGAATGCAGCGTCACCATGGTGATGCACGACTGGCCGGAGTTCAACACGGTGACCGTGGACGCCGATGACCGCGTGGTCGATTTCGCGGCGGGAGAACCCCAAGCCGGCCAGCACCGGATGGCCTTCACCGGCATCCACGTCCTGAACCGCCGCGTCCTCGACTATCTGCCGCCACAGGGCCCGGCCCATATCATCGACGCCTATGCCGCCATGATCAAGACCGGCAAGCCGATCGCGGCAATGGTCCTGGACCATCCCTACTGGCGCGACATCGGCACCCCTCAAAGCTACTTTCTCGCCGCCGCCGAGCAGATGGCGCCCCTTGCCTTTGAAAAGGCTCTGGGGAGACGCCCCTCGGCGCCCATCGAGCGGTTCCCGTTGCAGGGAGACGGTTCCGACCGCCGATGGTATCGAGTCGCATGCGGCACCCACAGCCTCGTCATGGTCGATCATGGGATCCGGCCGGCGCGCGACGGCCAACAGGAGGTGGATGCCTTTATCGATATCGGCAACCACCTCGCCGCCAAGGGGGTGGCCGTGCCCCGGATATGGCTCCACGACCGTTTCTCCGGGTTGGTCTTCCTCGAAGATCTCGGCCAAACGCATCTGCAGGACATCGCTGCCAGGCAAAACAACCCGGAGCTGCTGCAAATCTACCGGAAAGTGATCGATCAGTGGCTGCACATGGCCCTATCCGGTAAGCAGGACTTTTCCACCCGGTGGACATGGCAGACCCCCTGCTATGACCGGGAATTGATCCTCGAACGGGAGTGCCGATATTTTGTCGACGCTTTCCTGGTCGGCTACCTGGGCCGTAGCGAGACCTACGCCGACCTGGTCGCTGATTTCTCGCCACTGGCCGACCGCACCATCGATCACGGGATCCCCGGGTTTCTGCACCGCGATCTGCAGTCGCGCAACATCATGGTGAAAGAAGAACGAATCTATTTCATCGATTTCCAGGGGGGCCGATTGGGCCCCCTGCAATACGACCTGGCCTCCCTGCTCATCGATCCGTATGTCCAATTGCCGCCCGAAATGCAAAAAGAGCTGTTGGCCTATGCCCTGCATCGACTCAAGGCCATCGCAAATATCGATGCAGATGGATTTCAAAGGGGCTACGACTGCTGCGCCCTGACCCGAAATCTGCAGATGCTCGGCGCATTTGGATACTTGACCCGGGTGAAGGAAAAGGGCTATTTTGAAGCATACATCCCTGCGGCCGTGAGCACCCTGCAACGGCATCTCAACTCGCAGACCACCCTGCGCCTGCCGAGACTGACGGCCATTATCAACGAAATCGCGGATGAGGAGCGTTGA
- the dapB gene encoding dihydrodipicolinate reductase, with product MKKIKVMINGLPGNVARVIARHALADERLAVLPFALTGPDIDAPHCHVDGVAVELIRPEAREDQIAKIIAAEGPFICVDFTHPSGVNANAEFYGRHRLPFVMGTTGGDREKLAAAVTDAGNTAVIAPNMAKQIVGFQAMMAYAAENFPDLFKGYRLTIRESHQAGKADTSGTARAMVTYFNRMGIPFQDDQIQKERDPERQLNLWGVPAEHLGGHGWHTYTLVSPDGTVRFEFTHNINGRDVYGDGTMDAICFLADKIAQGITGKVFTMIDVLKAGSLM from the coding sequence ATGAAAAAAATAAAAGTGATGATCAATGGTCTGCCCGGCAATGTGGCCAGGGTAATCGCCCGGCACGCCCTGGCCGACGAGCGTCTGGCCGTTCTCCCCTTCGCCCTGACCGGGCCGGACATCGACGCCCCCCATTGCCATGTCGACGGCGTCGCCGTCGAACTCATCCGACCCGAAGCGCGCGAAGACCAAATCGCGAAGATCATTGCAGCGGAGGGACCGTTCATATGTGTGGACTTCACCCATCCCAGCGGCGTCAACGCCAACGCCGAATTCTACGGCCGCCACCGGCTGCCGTTTGTCATGGGCACCACTGGAGGTGACCGGGAGAAGCTGGCAGCCGCGGTGACCGATGCGGGCAACACTGCCGTCATCGCACCCAACATGGCCAAGCAAATCGTGGGATTTCAAGCGATGATGGCCTATGCGGCCGAAAACTTCCCGGACCTGTTTAAAGGCTACCGCCTGACCATCCGGGAAAGCCATCAGGCCGGAAAAGCCGACACCAGCGGAACCGCCAGAGCCATGGTGACCTATTTCAACCGCATGGGCATCCCGTTCCAGGACGACCAGATCCAGAAGGAGCGTGATCCGGAACGGCAGCTCAACTTGTGGGGTGTGCCGGCCGAACACCTGGGAGGCCACGGTTGGCACACCTATACCCTGGTTTCGCCCGATGGCACGGTCCGGTTCGAATTCACCCACAACATCAACGGACGCGATGTTTACGGGGACGGCACCATGGATGCGATCTGCTTTTTGGCGGACAAAATCGCCCAGGGCATTACCGGCAAGGTCTTCACCATGATCGATGTCCTCAAGGCAGGGTCACTCATGTAA
- a CDS encoding AAA family ATPase codes for MPIVTINRGSYSRGKAVAEQLARKLNYECISRDVLLDASDEFNIPEIKLIRALHDAPSVLERFTNGRERYISYLYSSLLQMARKDNVVYHGLAGQYFLCDISHVLKVRIIADIEDRVAEEMKRENISAEKALYILKKDDEERRKWGLQVYGTDTWDSRLYDVVLNIHKLTVDDAVEILYQMVQKPAFQATAESRKKVEDLALSARIKAKLAMIAPKIQVASDDGKVLIHHFDAKAGNEAFEKIKGIVSTIEGVKEVNVSLLSPKEQHDHINPFHNIG; via the coding sequence ATGCCGATTGTTACCATAAACAGGGGCTCGTACAGCCGGGGCAAGGCAGTTGCCGAACAGCTGGCCCGAAAATTGAACTACGAATGTATTTCACGGGACGTCCTGCTGGACGCCTCCGATGAGTTCAATATTCCGGAAATAAAGCTCATTCGCGCGCTGCATGACGCACCGTCCGTCCTCGAGCGTTTTACCAACGGCAGGGAGCGATATATCAGCTACCTCTATTCCTCTCTTCTCCAGATGGCGCGCAAGGACAATGTCGTCTACCACGGCCTGGCCGGGCAGTATTTTCTTTGCGATATCTCGCATGTCCTGAAAGTCAGAATCATCGCCGACATCGAGGACCGGGTGGCGGAAGAGATGAAGCGGGAAAACATATCCGCCGAAAAGGCCCTCTACATCCTGAAAAAAGACGATGAAGAACGCCGCAAGTGGGGACTGCAGGTCTATGGCACCGACACCTGGGACAGCCGGCTCTACGATGTCGTATTGAACATCCACAAACTGACGGTGGATGACGCCGTGGAGATTCTCTATCAGATGGTCCAGAAACCGGCCTTTCAAGCTACGGCGGAATCCCGCAAAAAGGTAGAAGATCTTGCCCTTTCGGCCAGGATCAAAGCCAAACTGGCCATGATCGCGCCCAAGATCCAGGTGGCATCAGACGACGGGAAAGTCTTAATCCACCATTTCGATGCCAAGGCGGGAAATGAAGCGTTCGAAAAAATAAAGGGGATCGTCTCGACCATCGAAGGGGTAAAAGAGGTGAATGTCAGCCTCCTTTCTCCCAAGGAACAACATGACCATATCAACCCGTTTCACAATATCGGGTAG
- a CDS encoding chemotaxis protein CheX: MDPNYIKPFVVAVKRVFETMITVPFSLGKPTLKKGSEVPHEISGIIGLSGNVSGSVVISLTQEVAFQLASNLIGDEINELDEVCTDAIGEIANMIAGNAKTDFPSNDNAISVPSVVIGKHKVSYPSGIPIITIPCSTDKGGIVIEVALKVKT; encoded by the coding sequence ATGGACCCCAATTACATAAAGCCGTTCGTGGTGGCGGTCAAGCGTGTTTTTGAAACCATGATTACCGTTCCCTTTTCATTGGGTAAACCCACCTTGAAAAAGGGCAGCGAAGTTCCCCATGAAATCAGCGGTATCATCGGATTGTCCGGCAATGTCAGCGGCAGCGTGGTGATCAGCCTGACCCAGGAGGTCGCGTTTCAATTGGCATCCAACCTGATCGGAGACGAGATCAACGAACTGGATGAAGTCTGCACCGATGCCATCGGTGAAATCGCCAACATGATCGCCGGCAATGCCAAAACCGATTTTCCCAGCAATGACAACGCCATTTCGGTGCCCAGCGTCGTGATCGGCAAACACAAGGTCAGCTATCCATCGGGCATTCCCATCATCACCATCCCCTGCAGCACCGACAAAGGGGGAATCGTTATCGAAGTGGCCCTCAAAGTCAAAACGTGA
- the alaS gene encoding alanine--tRNA ligase, translated as MTGNEIRKRFLDYFEKHAHRVVRSSSLVPHDDPTLLFTNAGMVQFKRTFMGEEKRGYDRAVTSQKCVRAGGKHNDLENVGYTARHHTFFEMLGNFSFGDYFKEKAVDFAWDLLTNGYGLPGERLWASVYLDDDEAYDLWHRKIGIPTERMVRLGKEDNFWAMGDTGPCGPCSEIHLDRGDAYGCGRPDCGVDCDCDRFLEIWNLVFMQFNQDETGRMTPLPKPSIDTGMGLERLASVLQNTATNFDTDLLRPIIAHTEQLAEKAYGQDAAVDVAMKVIADHSRAAAFLIGDGVLPSNEGRGYVLRRIMRRAIRYGRNIGLNRPFLHQTAETVFDIMRSAYPELGEASAFIRKVISNEEERFMETLDTGLKLLNDSLAELQARGQTTIPGDLIFKLYDTYGFPVDIVQDVVRDTRMKVDLQGFNAHMEDQRKRSRAKVVFDSLADAYKALSSQAIKPEFKGYQSLQAQSDVLVVVQAGQEVPEAVEGEEIEVVTAATPFYGEAGGQVGDQGTISGDDMTMIVTATRKDPTGLIIHKGKVVSGRIAKGQRVTLSVDAAKRRATACNHTATHLLHAALRQVLGEHVKQAGSLVAPDRLRFDFTHFSQVTPDELDRIETIVNDRIRANVPVQTEEMDADAAMHSGAMALFEEKYGDRVRVVSLADFSKELCGGTHTGYTGDIGLFKIASETSVASGVRRIEAMTGEAALALVQHTARVAQQVAHLLRVKPDEMLPRIQQLISGQKAAEKEVEKLKAAVADAKAQSGDDAPRMINDVAVLVKRVAVDNPGAMRELADRFKDRIKSGVVVLGSEAGGKALLIVGVTKDLEKRFHAGKIIKAVAAAVGGGGGGRPDMAQAGGPQPEHLDAALEKAYEVISQM; from the coding sequence ATGACAGGAAACGAGATCCGCAAGCGATTTCTGGACTATTTCGAGAAGCATGCCCATCGCGTGGTGAGAAGCTCATCGCTGGTGCCCCATGACGATCCCACCCTGCTGTTTACCAATGCCGGGATGGTTCAGTTCAAGCGAACCTTCATGGGAGAAGAAAAGCGCGGATACGATCGCGCCGTCACCTCCCAGAAATGTGTCCGCGCCGGCGGCAAACACAACGACCTGGAGAACGTGGGCTACACGGCCAGGCATCACACCTTTTTCGAAATGCTGGGCAATTTCTCCTTTGGAGATTACTTCAAGGAAAAAGCCGTCGACTTTGCCTGGGACCTGCTGACCAATGGTTACGGCCTGCCGGGAGAGCGGCTTTGGGCGTCGGTCTATCTCGACGATGATGAGGCTTACGATTTGTGGCACCGGAAAATCGGCATTCCCACCGAGCGCATGGTGCGTCTGGGCAAAGAAGACAACTTCTGGGCCATGGGAGATACCGGACCGTGCGGCCCCTGCAGCGAGATCCATTTGGACCGCGGCGATGCCTACGGCTGCGGCCGGCCGGATTGCGGGGTGGATTGCGACTGCGACCGTTTTCTGGAGATCTGGAACCTGGTGTTCATGCAGTTCAACCAGGATGAGACCGGTCGGATGACGCCGCTTCCAAAGCCGAGCATCGATACGGGTATGGGGCTCGAGCGTCTGGCCTCGGTGCTGCAGAACACAGCCACCAACTTCGATACGGACCTGCTGCGGCCCATCATCGCCCATACCGAGCAACTCGCCGAGAAGGCCTACGGCCAGGATGCAGCGGTGGATGTGGCCATGAAGGTGATCGCCGACCACAGCCGCGCGGCCGCCTTCCTGATCGGCGATGGCGTGCTGCCGTCCAACGAGGGACGCGGTTACGTGCTGCGCAGAATCATGCGGCGAGCCATCCGCTATGGCCGTAACATCGGCTTGAACCGGCCCTTTTTGCATCAAACGGCCGAGACGGTTTTCGACATCATGCGGTCGGCCTACCCGGAGCTGGGAGAAGCCTCGGCCTTTATCCGCAAGGTGATCTCAAATGAGGAAGAGCGCTTCATGGAGACCCTGGATACGGGGCTGAAGTTGCTCAACGATTCGCTGGCCGAACTGCAGGCCAGGGGCCAGACCACCATCCCCGGCGATCTCATATTCAAACTTTACGACACGTACGGGTTTCCGGTGGATATCGTCCAGGACGTGGTTCGCGACACCCGGATGAAGGTGGATTTGCAAGGGTTCAACGCGCACATGGAAGATCAGCGCAAACGCAGCCGCGCCAAGGTCGTCTTCGACAGCCTTGCCGATGCCTATAAGGCGCTCTCTTCCCAGGCCATCAAGCCGGAATTCAAGGGATACCAATCCCTGCAGGCCCAGTCCGATGTGCTCGTGGTGGTCCAGGCAGGTCAAGAGGTGCCCGAGGCCGTTGAAGGCGAGGAGATCGAGGTGGTCACCGCCGCCACACCGTTTTACGGAGAAGCCGGCGGGCAGGTGGGCGATCAGGGCACCATTTCGGGCGACGATATGACGATGATCGTGACCGCCACGCGCAAGGACCCTACCGGATTGATCATTCACAAGGGCAAGGTGGTTTCCGGCCGCATCGCTAAGGGGCAGCGCGTTACCCTGAGCGTGGATGCGGCCAAGCGGCGGGCCACGGCCTGCAATCATACGGCCACCCATTTGCTGCATGCCGCCTTGCGCCAGGTGCTCGGGGAACATGTCAAGCAGGCCGGTTCCCTGGTGGCGCCGGACCGGTTACGGTTCGACTTCACCCATTTCAGCCAGGTGACGCCCGACGAGCTGGATCGGATCGAGACCATCGTGAACGATCGTATTCGCGCCAATGTGCCGGTTCAGACCGAGGAGATGGACGCCGATGCAGCCATGCACTCCGGTGCCATGGCGCTCTTCGAGGAGAAATACGGCGACCGGGTGAGGGTTGTCTCCCTGGCCGATTTCAGCAAAGAGCTCTGCGGCGGGACCCATACCGGATACACCGGTGACATCGGACTGTTCAAGATCGCCAGCGAGACGAGTGTCGCCTCGGGCGTACGACGTATCGAGGCGATGACGGGCGAGGCGGCCCTGGCCCTGGTCCAGCACACCGCCCGAGTTGCACAGCAGGTCGCCCATCTGCTGCGCGTCAAACCGGATGAGATGCTCCCCCGCATACAGCAGTTGATCAGCGGTCAGAAGGCGGCTGAAAAAGAGGTCGAGAAACTCAAGGCCGCCGTTGCCGATGCCAAAGCCCAATCCGGTGACGACGCGCCGCGAATGATCAACGACGTGGCCGTCCTGGTCAAGCGGGTCGCCGTCGATAACCCCGGGGCAATGCGGGAGCTGGCCGATCGATTCAAGGATCGCATCAAATCGGGTGTGGTGGTCCTCGGCAGCGAGGCCGGCGGCAAGGCGTTGCTGATTGTCGGGGTGACCAAGGACCTGGAAAAGCGTTTTCATGCCGGCAAGATCATCAAGGCCGTGGCCGCGGCCGTCGGCGGTGGCGGCGGCGGTCGACCCGACATGGCCCAGGCCGGTGGGCCCCAGCCGGAACACCTGGACGCGGCCCTGGAAAAAGCGTATGAGGTGATTTCTCAAATGTAG